The DNA window CAACTAACATGGCAACTTGAAGGTTTTATTGTTCAAGATCATATTATGACATCATGGATTGTTTGGTTGCTTTTGGAAAAATATGGTAAAGAAAGATATAAGATATCTTTTCAATAAGTAAAAGTTTATTTTTAGAGGCTTAGAGAAAGGTTTATGTATCTTGAGCAGTAAGTCTCCATGATATATATGTTGATAGTGTCGGCCAACCCTTTGGAGATACTGAAAAAGGTTTTCATTACATTTGATAGGCAATAAAGCCAATAGTAGATAAGTGCCTTAGAGTATCATTCTTAGACTATCATAGTTAATATTTTCATAATTGTTGAGGGATAGGGTATAATTttccaataaaatcatgaaaataaGTGTTTTACAGTTGCTGAGACACTCATCAAATATAATAACTTAGTTATTTTCCATTTTCTACTTTGCTCCTATTTTCGCTAATCCAACAACACACTTGTTTGCTTCACAATACATCTTTCTATATTCTAACCTCCCCTTCTCTATTTAGCAAATCAGTTCTTACTTGTTAGCAAGTCAGAAAGAGGATATGTTTAGTTTATTGAAATAATTATGGTAGATAAAAATGATACACGAGcatataaaattaaacaaaatatttttaaaaaaataaagatttgaatttattaatataaattatgctaaaacaaaattatttataaataaaaaacaatttggtagataaaagaaaaacaaaaatatgtaaaTGGATAAGTATTGctgttaaataaaaaattaaaaatgtttgATTGACTCGCATAATAAACCgttgtttttaaataaatttatgaaatattaaaagaaaaatgttataaaataattaaaaataaaatattcactCTACATAATATTAAATATGTGTAGTTTGCTGGAGCTTTTCCCTGACCTTTATGCGCAGGCAGCTGAGGATGGTATGTCGGTAGCGGAGGCAGGCGTTTGGACGAGCGGAAACGGCTGGGAATGGCGGTTGGATCGGGTGCTGCAGAACACAAGCAGCAGCAGCACCGCGAGCTCCAGTCAGTCGCAGCTGCTGGATTTTTTGGACCGGACTGCGCTTTCGGTTGGCAGCGACGACGTGTTCCGGTGGAAGCTGAACAAGGAGgaggttttttctgtttcctcTTGTTACTACAGGTTCTTCTCTAAGCTTTCTGGGCCTCCTATTTTACCTAGCGTTGTTAAAGATGCATATTTTATTTGTAAGATAGATGCTCCTTCTAAAACTCTTTTATTCGGGTGGAGATTAATTCACGATAGACTAGCTACCAAAGATCATCTCTTCATGAAAGGAATTTTGGACATTACCGAGATTAATTAGCTACCAAAGATCATCTCTTCATGAAAGGAATTTTGGACATTACCGAGATTAATTTCGTCTTTTGTTCGGTGGAGGAGGAATGTCTAGCTCACCTCCTTGGTGGTTATCTAGTGGTGAAACCGATTTGGTTGAAGGTTTTCGAGTGGGTAGGAAGCATTCTGGATTTCTCGTTGTTAGATTTCATCACCTTCCCTTTTATTTCCGATAAAGTTCCTTCTTCGGCTAAAAGGAAGATTATAGGAGCTATTTGGCTCGCAACAAGTTGGCATATTTGGTTGATCCGTAATGCGATTATTTTCAAAGATGGTAATTTTAGCTTCCTAGAGTGTATGATGGATATTATGCATAGTTCTAGGAATTGGTTATGTTCTAGTGGTAAACTAGTTAATATCTGTAACTTTCATGTTTGGCACATTTCTTCGCTTACTTGCTTTGAGTAGTGGAAAGTGTTCTTTTGTATCGGGTGAAGAACCCCTTATGCTTCGTCTCCGTTTCAATATATTTCATTGCCTATTACAAAAAAATTAGTGCCAAAATCAAACCTGTTTTACTAACCTTCAATTTTCTCccgatttctcttctcatctccaaACTCCCTTGAATGTCGcgtgattgattatttatttaattttctgttatttaaatattagaaatcgatgtatagggCGCAAGGGTAtcttttgtaatagcgtagatttatgtttctgcatttactttccgcactataAACTGCTGATAATATTGCTTAGATGTATGCCTTAGGATTGTATGATGATATAAGATAATGCAATTAATCGCTAGCTCACTACaactcaagataattaaataccTGAACCTAACACactcgcactcactcacctctagggtacgcgcctcttggttgccttcgaatataaggtcgtgtccctcgaaatgtagaggtactcattagcaaaggtccctcaatATAAAAATcatcactaagtccctcgatgaccctcgattgtttcctacgaaaaagtgacgatggTCCCTTCAaacttgctaaaggtacctctacctgttgccttcaacgacctccgatgacccttcaatTGTCCCGAACGTCCAAtcaataggactacctaccctaaaTGGTAAGGATAGCCCTATCCCTCTCTTAGAAgaataaaaagcatagaaaaagactaaTTTAGgttagtgctcttaatatgcctagctcaattaaaaacatcttttcaatacgtACTCTTTCAAacactaaggctacgcatttacgctaaagtcctaaAGTCCCTTTTcaacttaaatcaaacaaaacaaacatgagctaagtaaattaagagcctgtagacaactacggatgaaaagggtgcttacaccttcccttttcataatctaccccccgagcccgttttcttaagaaagggtctttttctgttctttttacccTTGCAAgatattggacaaaataaaagtcggtggcgactcatgcttaccgcaacattggttgcttacaaaaataaaagtcagttcaccgtgttacagggAGACCGAAGCctattaaagaaaataaacattCATGAGGAGGAATAACACTCTCGTCAAATTCATTGCAGATCCTCTTGACTTCCTCAAGGACAATGCTCCATGTGTTCAGAAGGTCCCACCTCCACAAAGGCATGGTATAGACCACCCTCAACAGCAAAGGCGAAAGCAATATCCAAAGTCTCAAGATTCACCCACACAGAAGAATTATCCCTTATCTTCTTAAGAATTTTAAGTTCAAGGTCCTCCATTGTAAAAGATTCATCAAAATGTAAAATAGACCCAAAAAGTACACGTGTATGTGCTTAGAGCACGCTGAGTGATGAGAAGTTATATGAGTATGTGTTTTTTTGGATGAAGTTTTTCTACCCCTCTCAACCCTAAGGTTGAGGTATTTATAAAGATCTCTTTGCTTGAATCTTTAGACCTAGAGAATAGTTTATGGATATATGTTTTTGCTGGTATGATTAAAAAAGTGATCTAAGATGGTGAGTTCATAGATATAGAGATACATTTATCACAACCAAATATTAATTTATCACTCCTTTCCATATTGCCTGTTTTGGTATCTGAACGAGTTATGTGTTGAGTGccaaaaattcattatttttactattgttttgtggcacttatcaattcttttgtattatattctcTGATTAATTCCCCGctttttgtataaatatgtataaataggatttaattgagtttttattaatttatataccatctgatagttttctattcattttgtagatatcgagtcgcttttggagcacgagcaataaagtgtcaaagacacggcttcaaaacgcgcaattttgagcgacggaaccaacgaatcgtcgaataaatctcaaaatcaaataaaaataaatcatcaatttagttgatattcattcattattggatagatcatggaataagctttcaaacgcttcgaaccgggcgcaaatcggagttacggttctcgagttatggccgaaacagtgcagaacTTTTTGCTGTACTGGTGTGTCTCGCCGGGCGAAAAAAgggctcgccgggcgagcccaACCGACCCAAAAATGTGCCAACTTAATTGCTGTCTGGAGTCGCCGGGCGAACCATTTTAGTCGTCGGGCGAAGCAGTGTCGGCAGAAACGTGTTTTAAGgtagaaaaatcacatttttggagggatggttggatattttagagctccaatccatccaatagcattaaTCGGAcccgacaaaccgggagatttttgggtttttctccatttcttctgtttgtagtttcttttgtgagttttgttatgtatatactttgatctcaaaattatccagaatcaattcttgaagcaaaaacTACAAATTTTAGCTTCCAGAAGAACCAATTCAAGAGACAAAGTCAATTTTACTTTTGACAAACCAAACATCTCAAAAtcacccaaaatcaattctacatctagaattgcttttgaccctttcaaaagctaatccaaacatgctatgtgtttgagttgctatagagatgtagggctctaatgcttatctaggatgattttctattaacttaattgcagagatggattaggttgataatcacttagtgtcagtgcttaatgcgtctgagtggtcgtgtttgtctgagagatcgacatttacgggaagctcggatttctcatgtgttgtttaggtgtctgagagatcgtcacttagataatgttgtgggttgtgttgttgacatgtggtaatattgataggttacaagttgagtatattcggtcaataagtttaagtttctgaagagtagattatatgcaatacttgatagtttcttctatttgaagaatgaatttattttgtgttgatattttcttttccatttttatctttaacaaattcaatccaaactcataactttggaaactgttgaacggcagtccaatgcactagtccctgtgaagacgataaattcccggataaatatttccaaaacttttgttgcttgccgctttaccactTCAACATTATGATAACCGTCACTTTATTTCTGATTTCAACCTCCCTAATCTAGTTTGTCGACTATTCTCGTGTAGCAAATTTTTGACTTGTTAAAAATACATATGTGGTATTTACGCATGTTTGATTTTTATCACATATCATCAAAGGAATATCCATgcctattaaatataattaaaaaagattaataaatgagaaaattaaaaattaaaaagccTACCGGATAACATATAAAGAAGAAATCCAGTAGGTAAAAAAATAAAACCGGATAATTGGGAGTCAAGTTATTTGGTTGGTGAAAAACGTGAACCGAATTTAACGTTTCAAAGTTTTCCTGTTTAGAATATTAACATACTGAAATTTTATATTGTATGTTATCCGGTTCGCATGAGTGAGATACACACTTGTCAGTTTCGGAAGATTCacatcaataataaaaaataaaagattttagtaaaattaaaaaaaagagtaAAATTGGAATATTTTCATAATTATTGGGGTAGGAGATAATTGTACGGGTATAAAGTATAATTTTCcaataaaatcatcaaaatataAGTGTTGTACTTCATGAGACAGTGATCATAGATAATAACTTCATTGTTTGCTTCACAATAAATATTTCTCCATTCTAACCTCCCAATCTCTATTTAGCAAATTAGTAATACTTCAAACTTGTTAGCAAGTCAGAAAGATGACATATTTAGTTTATTGAAATAATTATGATAGACAAAAATATAATGTGGAAAGCACGTGcatataaaattaaacaaaatacttataaaaaaataaagaattaaatttattaagataaatgatgctaaaacaaaattatttataaatgaaaaaacaatttggtaaataaaagaaaaacaaaaatatgtaaaTGGATAAGTATTGCtgttaaataaaagagaaaaggggatatgcactgacagtgtaaatcatttttacactgtcaaccaataacAACCATGTATCTTACCAAGTCagcctttaaattttaaaatactaaaataatttGGCACTTTAAAATGATCTGATTGGATGTCTGTGTAATACttctttacactgacagtgcactaccattaaactctaaataaaaaatttaaaatgtttgattGACTCGCATAATAAaccattgtttttaaaaaaatattaaaagaaaaatgttataaaataattaaaaataaaatgttcaaATACATAATATTAAATATGTGTAGTTTGTTGAGATAAATGTGGAAGCAACTCATTACTTGATCAATAAGTTGTTTAAATTTAAGAATAAGTATAAGTTGTTTTAAAGAATTAGGTTACTTAATCAATAAGGAATCTTTGATGGTATAAAAAAAGTTTAACCTGAAACTCAGTCCCCTAACCTTTTCTTAGGTAGCAAAGGTGATGGCCAAAAGAAggaaacaacctcaacaaaccctaaccctaacatCACTGCATCTCAGCGGTTCTCTTCCGTTCGATTTGGTGGTTGAAATACTGTATAGACTCCCTGTCAAACACCTCCTTCAACTCCGCTGCGTCTGTAAATCATGGAATTCTATTATCTCTCGAGATTCCGACTTTGCCAAGAAGCAATTCCGCTTGTCAACCTCCAGCCACGACCGCCACCACCTCATCCTATCTTCATCTAAGTTCCTTCTTTCACATTCCTCAATTTCCTCTATATTCACCTCCACATTCACTACTGCTACTTCTACTGTCAAACAGTTCGGTTACGGTAAAAGAAGTATTCTTAACAAAATAGCATATCGGAATAGCGCTTCCACATGTGACGGCATCCTATGTTTTAAGATA is part of the Vicia villosa cultivar HV-30 ecotype Madison, WI linkage group LG2, Vvil1.0, whole genome shotgun sequence genome and encodes:
- the LOC131648562 gene encoding uncharacterized protein LOC131648562, whose translation is MCSLLELFPDLYAQAAEDGMSVAEAGVWTSGNGWEWRLDRVLQNTSSSSTASSSQSQLLDFLDRTALSVGSDDVFRWKLNKEEVFSVSSCYYRFFSKLSGPPILPSVVKDAYFICKIDAPSKTLLFGWRLIHDRLATKDHLFMKGILDITEIN